A window from Dermacentor albipictus isolate Rhodes 1998 colony chromosome 10, USDA_Dalb.pri_finalv2, whole genome shotgun sequence encodes these proteins:
- the LOC135907406 gene encoding uncharacterized protein, with the protein MSEAKHDATEESTTESACSCCSRQSISDVHVMTDGALQQMGVHNRKLEELVGLNGGEFRAPAKAVGSSSAGNSASSAVGTPVEPKRVVSFSEPPKDPEITSLSSAASIRGERSKSRRRAVGVYVSRLHLSGRPSSARKAVKKVRRKRKKKNEILEASPASSNQRLRTALGPSLGSFGFFVLFVVGMALVFAYAIAFRGGREIRRQESVAEEPVNGTVAPGLLPIVARAVYSKKITK; encoded by the exons ATGTCTGAAGCAAAGCACGATGCTACCGAGGAATCGACTACGGAGTCCGCCTGTTCGTGCTGCAGCAGACAGTCCATCAGCGACGTTCACGTCATGACAGACGGCGCCCTGCAGCAGATGGGCGTCCACAATCGAAAGCTGGAAGAACTCGTCGGCCTGAACGGCGGCGAGTTCCGGGCACCAGCAAAGGCCGTCGGAAGCTCGTCCGCGGGAAACTCAGCGTCGTCAGCTGTAGGGACGCCAGTTGAGCCGAAGCGAGTGGTATCGTTCAGCGAGCCTCCCAAGGACCCTGAGATCACGTCGCTGAGCAGTGCTGCCTCAATACGGGGCGAAAGGTCCAAGTCCAGGAGGCGTGCGGTGGGCGTCTACGTCAGCCGTTTGCACCTGAGCGGACGACCGTCATCTGCCCGCAAAG CTGTTAAAAAGGTGAGGcggaaaaggaagaagaagaatgaaATCCTGGAGGCTTCGCCAGCGTCGTCCAACCAACGATTGCGCACTGCCCTTGGCCCATCACTGGGCTCGTTCGGCTTCTTCGTGCTCTTTGTAGTCGGCATGGCCCTGGTGTTCGCCTACGCAATCGCTTTCCGCGGCGGTCGGGAAATTCGGCGACAGGAAAGTGTCGCAGAGGAGCCTGTCAACGGGACTGTGGCACCTGGATTGTTACCGATTGTGGCTCGCGCGGTATATTCGAAGAAAATCACAAAATAA